In the Bacteroidales bacterium genome, one interval contains:
- a CDS encoding heparinase II/III family protein, translating into MSKLFLAVLLSIFSHSMLMSQHSGVDARWIRENVVNNPVEAYWLTKNLKEDAPRLFLDDQTEQKIKHSIQQDSIAKQYFKLLTQRAEAIYMKPLLEREQTGRRLLGVSREAVRRIGTLALVYRISRNEKYLTRLEEEMNAVCGFSDWNPSHFLDVAEMSYAVALGLDWCGEWLSKPTVKKANTALTEKALKVSLTEESYNWWIDAHHNWNQVCHGGLSAAALVTADNHPELAARILSRAVDKLPLAMAGYSPDGTYPEGPSYWGYGTSYNVLAIDMFRSALGTDFNLPESPGFMESATYRLLTEAPSGWSFNYSDAGLGGIDLGTWGLLSWFAKETGNSMYLDREEFLDLTKKARQNNENLSRLAPTTLVWIAGYERKKDGKPPVYWKGEGENPIAIFRAEPNEKSGFYLGVKGGSASVNHGNMDVGSFIFEAGGVRWSIDPGSQGYNKLEQIIGSGLWDSSQDGERWTLLTKNNHNHSTLTVNNALHRVEGYAPIEAFAVDEPPQSVTLDLHEVFQGQLKDAKRTFVKQDAGSLRIIDEMVPDDNTEKVTWRMMTQAQVQTTETGAILMQDGKELKLEILEPSNLAVSVVAMDPPPLEYDKRIEGLKRVEIHIPRYLLEKNKTNTLSVELRLRK; encoded by the coding sequence ATAGTATGCTAATGAGCCAGCATTCCGGGGTGGATGCCCGGTGGATCAGAGAAAATGTGGTGAATAATCCCGTAGAGGCTTACTGGCTAACGAAGAACCTAAAAGAAGATGCGCCCAGGTTGTTTCTGGATGATCAAACAGAGCAAAAAATTAAACACAGCATCCAACAGGATTCCATAGCAAAACAATACTTCAAATTGCTGACACAGCGCGCAGAGGCCATCTATATGAAACCACTGCTGGAGCGGGAACAAACAGGCAGGCGTTTGCTGGGCGTTTCCCGGGAGGCAGTCAGACGGATCGGTACATTGGCCCTGGTATATCGTATAAGTAGAAACGAAAAATACCTAACCCGCCTGGAAGAAGAAATGAATGCCGTGTGTGGATTTTCCGACTGGAATCCATCTCATTTTCTGGACGTAGCGGAAATGTCATACGCAGTAGCTCTGGGACTGGATTGGTGCGGAGAATGGCTTTCCAAACCAACTGTTAAAAAGGCCAATACAGCACTGACCGAAAAGGCATTAAAAGTTAGTCTCACTGAAGAAAGCTACAACTGGTGGATCGATGCGCACCACAACTGGAACCAAGTATGTCATGGCGGCTTGTCGGCCGCGGCGCTCGTCACGGCAGACAATCATCCTGAACTGGCCGCACGGATTCTTTCAAGGGCTGTGGATAAGCTCCCTCTTGCCATGGCCGGATACTCACCGGACGGAACTTATCCCGAAGGCCCGAGCTACTGGGGATACGGTACTTCCTACAATGTGCTCGCCATTGACATGTTCCGCTCTGCCCTAGGCACGGATTTTAATCTGCCCGAATCCCCTGGATTTATGGAAAGCGCTACCTACAGGCTGCTTACAGAAGCGCCTTCCGGATGGTCGTTCAACTATTCGGACGCGGGTTTGGGCGGAATTGATCTGGGCACATGGGGCCTGTTGTCGTGGTTTGCCAAAGAAACCGGCAACTCCATGTATCTCGACCGGGAGGAATTTCTTGACCTCACTAAAAAAGCCAGGCAAAATAATGAAAACCTTTCCCGTCTGGCCCCAACTACGCTGGTCTGGATAGCAGGTTACGAAAGAAAAAAGGATGGAAAACCACCTGTTTACTGGAAAGGAGAAGGCGAAAACCCAATTGCCATATTCCGGGCAGAACCCAATGAAAAAAGCGGATTTTACCTGGGCGTTAAAGGTGGGTCCGCCTCTGTTAATCATGGCAATATGGATGTGGGATCATTCATATTTGAAGCCGGTGGCGTTCGCTGGTCGATCGATCCGGGAAGCCAGGGATACAACAAGCTGGAGCAGATCATAGGATCGGGATTATGGGACAGCAGCCAGGACGGTGAACGCTGGACCCTGCTTACCAAGAACAACCACAACCACAGCACGCTCACGGTAAATAATGCACTGCACCGGGTTGAAGGCTATGCACCGATTGAAGCGTTTGCAGTGGATGAACCTCCGCAATCGGTTACATTGGATCTTCATGAGGTCTTTCAGGGTCAACTGAAGGATGCCAAAAGAACGTTTGTCAAGCAGGATGCAGGTAGTTTAAGAATTATCGACGAAATGGTTCCGGACGACAATACGGAAAAAGTGACCTGGAGAATGATGACGCAGGCACAGGTTCAGACTACCGAGACTGGTGCAATACTGATGCAGGATGGGAAAGAACTGAAACTGGAAATTCTTGAGCCTTCCAATCTGGCTGTTTCTGTAGTTGCTATGGATCCTCCACCGCTCGAGTATGACAAAAGAATCGAGGGGCTGAAGCGGGTGGAAATTCACATACCGAGGTACTTGCTTGAGAAAAACAAGACCAATACGCTTTCGGTGGAGTTGCGTTTAAGAAAGTGA